From the genome of Lampris incognitus isolate fLamInc1 chromosome 17, fLamInc1.hap2, whole genome shotgun sequence:
aacacattgaaaaaaagaaggtagtctgtttaacagcttttaaataaaattatgtctaattttagaacggtcttgaaacaaatctgactgagtgagaatgtatattgacattcaaaagtctagacctcgaatgtaagacgaccccccctttttcatacgtatttccagggtaaaaaccccgtcttctattcagaacaatacggtagctacctatcatacatcacatatatcatatatctgaatattctattactgtcaAGCCAACTATAAacattaaaatacgtcaaaccatgtgtcctgtatcagctacatgtatgacgttttcagcaacaaaaaggcgtggaaatcagtttgatattcagcgagttatgattgattaactgcgctgacagttcattgcgcctgccaaacacattacactgagtggagcgggtgaccggtccaagatggcggccccacggctcgtcagcgccaataggcagcagcggtcgatgcggcgtctactctttatatgtctatgacatcagaatctgtagagcattagtaagaatacgagcaggaggcaatgatatccagcagggggcagcactgacaacctgggagaaaaccttcaggtgaaagcGACACACACTGGACTGCCACCAAACCaaccaacgaggaagaagcgtcacttcctgcttcagctggttggaaccagaacacgccctgttaaaaaagaccaacgataagaaaagtggtgaagagactgaaatacaaccaaacaagtctggcccacttcaagtactgatgacacccaacttaactattgtttcttcaactatctataagtactaatgtgtacagtgtactgtctataagtactgatatgtatagtgtatggtctatatgtactgatatagtgtagtgatatagagtgtactgtttatatatgtttgtattataatgtagtgatgtagtgtactgtgtatatgtagtgatattatagtgtagtggtattatagtgtagtgtgtatatgtagtggtattatagtgtagtgtgtatatgtggactgatgtgaaccagtgtaaacctggtctggactgatctagtgttactgacctctggccttcctcttgtagtagatcagacctgccaaagacaaaatcaaacccagaagcagacctgacgctccgatggcgatcttgtttctgtctgattgtgacatggagggatctggagagacagacacatgtctctatctatagacacatctgcatgttgacctgtctctctatgtcttcatcacctatccatggacagagacacacatagatactcactccagtccactttcttaggagaggggaaactggcgtgttccaccatgcaggtgatctgctctccagacctgagatgaaataagtgaagaagaagaaaacacacaggaaataaacaacatatcaacaataaataagacgtgatgtgattggatgaggtaagtctgtactttcctgtctgtctgcacagaaactagtcgagtctgatactaaacatcagcccagtttaaaacacggtattaatacacaataaatactcagtcgtccatctgggatctcccctgtaaagagccacgcatcccaccttaaatatacagctggtgtctacagagcagacacagaggagacacgttccaccttaaacatacagctggtgtctacagagcagaccctgaggagacacgttccaccttaaaccatcactttgttctttgttgtccggtcattatgtgtgtgtgtgtgtgtgtgtgtgtgtgtgtgtgtgtgtgtgtgtgtgtgtgtgtgtgtgtgtgtaaatgtgagtgtgtagtgttaaagtattttgtatgtatttggaccggtccattcggtactgagtctaagtgttctgacctgggcgtgtactccaggggggagtggatctggtagtaccaatcaccatttgccagctcatcggtggaagtgacgtcagaggtcaccggctgtccgtctctcagccaggtgacactgatgtatttggggtagaAATTGTACacactgcacatcagcatggccggatgtcggccactagggggcgtcactgaagtcagtctcacactgggctcagctggtaaagaattattttgttatcatcatcatcatgatcatgatcatcatcatcatcatcatcatcatcatcaggacttgaaattaactttttgaatcaatgtcaaatgtgtagagttgctaatcccgagagtatataatgtttggggccacatggtggcgcagtggtcagcaaggtcgcctcacagcagagaggtcgtgggttggaatcccggggtagtccaaccttggcggttgtactgatgtgtcgtaggttagtttacattattacgacagcggcccccagaggagttaccataaactgatttacggcagtgaatagcagagctggaataaagcatgttaaacggctcttctgcggtgagtcgcctcagtccagccctccgcattgaggactagactctgttataaccggacctcaaacaggactcatgaaaacccggcacgttactgtaacatgagactcatgctagatctgctggatgatgcagatgcagtaaatcctgaagcacttattttgttcctagacttctatgaggcctttgacgcgattgaactcacggttctgttacagtccgtcgaggcgttgggctttgggaataactttgttggcattgtcaatatgttttacaaagatatgaatagttctgttatgatgaactttaacagctg
Proteins encoded in this window:
- the LOC130127807 gene encoding H-2 class II histocompatibility antigen, E-S beta chain-like, which translates into the protein MASCCLVVCCSLLVVGFYGADAFLHYGLETCVFTSSELPDIEYIYFKYFNKIEVVRFNSTVGMFVGYDEFGIHNAELWNNDPADLAEMRARKERYCKHDIETEYRKTLDKTAEPSVRLTSVTPPSGRHPAMLMCSVYNFYPKYISVTWLRDGQPVTSDVTSTDELANGDWYYQIHSPLEYTPRSGEQITCMVEHASFPSPKKVDWNPSMSQSDRNKIAIGASGLLLGLILSLAGLIYYKRKARGRVLVPTS